The DNA region GATACCCGCCGAGACGGCGGCCAGCTGGCCGAACACCGGATCGAGCTTGATGACCTCCTCCTCGACGAGCCAGCCGACGGCCTGCTTCAGCGCGAGCCAGGCTCCGGTGATGGCCGCGGTGCGCGTTCCGCCATCGGCCTGCAGCACGTCGCAATCGACGATGATCTGGCGCTCGCCCAGTGCCTTGAGATCGGTCACCGCGCGAAGCGAGCGTCCGATCAGGCGCTGGATTTCCTGCGTGCGGCCCGAAGGCTTGCCGCTGGTCACCTCGCGGCGCGTGCGCTGGTGCGTGGCGCGCGGCAGCATCGCGTATTCGGCCGTCACCCAGCCGCGGCCCTGGCCGCGCAGCCAGGGCGGGGTGGTCTCCTCCACGCTCGCCGAGCACAGCACGCGGGTATTGCCGAACACGGCCAGGCAGGAGCCTTCCGCATAGGGGCTCGCGCCCATCTCGAATGAGACGGGGCGCAGGGCATCGAGGGCTCTCTCGTTCGGGCGCATGGCGGCACTCCTGTGCAGGGGGGCGGGGGCGAGGCGATCGGACTTTTCCTAACGGAAGTTTTGCGGCTTGATAAGCGTTCCGGCCTGCGGAGCAAATTGCATCCGCGAAGAACCTCACCTAACTGTCGGAGCATGGACAAGGCGTCACCGATCGCATCCTCGCTGGCCGATCTCGACAAACGCTCGCGCGATATCTTCCGCGAGATCGTCGAGACCTATCTCGACACCGGCGAGCCGGTGGGCTCGCGCACGCTGTCGCGCTCGGGGCACATCGCACTCTCGCCGGCCTCGATCCGCAACACCATGGCCGATCTGGCCGCGGCCGGTCTCCTGACCGCGCCGCACGCTTCGGCAGGCCGCCTGCCGACCCATGCCGGCCTCAGGCTGTTCGTCGACGGGCTGCTGCAGGTCGGCGAGCTGTCCGAGGAGGAGCGCCGCGAGATCGACGACCGGGTCGCGAGCGCGGGCCGGCGCACCTCGGACGTGCTCTCGCAAGCCTCCTCGCTCCTGTCCGGGCTGGCCGGCGGCGCCGGGCTCGTCGCCTCGCCCAAGGCGGAGATCGCGCTGCGCCATGTGGAGTTCGTCTCGCTGTCGCCCACCGAGATCCTCGCCGTGCTGGTTTCCGAGAGCGGTGCGGTGGAGAACCGGCTGATGACCGCGCCGGCCGGGCTGCCTCCGGCCGCGCTGATCGAGGCGGGAAACTATCTCTCCGCGCGCCTGCGGGGCCGCACCCTGTCCGAGGCGCTGAAGGAGATTGCCGACGAGATCGCGCAAAAGCGCGCGCAGCTCGACGCCGCAGCGGCGAGCCTTGTCGAAAGCGGCCTCGCCGACTGGGGCGGGACCGACGACCGCACGCTCATCGTGCGCGGCCAGGCCAAGCTCCTGGAAAACGTCGAGGCTGCCGAGGATCTCGAGC from Marinicauda algicola includes:
- the rph gene encoding ribonuclease PH; its protein translation is MRPNERALDALRPVSFEMGASPYAEGSCLAVFGNTRVLCSASVEETTPPWLRGQGRGWVTAEYAMLPRATHQRTRREVTSGKPSGRTQEIQRLIGRSLRAVTDLKALGERQIIVDCDVLQADGGTRTAAITGAWLALKQAVGWLVEEEVIKLDPVFGQLAAVSAGIVEGEARLDLEYEEDRVAEADANFVFTADGGVVEVQATAEDRPISGEQFQALFSLARDGVAELCAKQTRALGS
- the hrcA gene encoding heat-inducible transcriptional repressor HrcA, with the translated sequence MDKASPIASSLADLDKRSRDIFREIVETYLDTGEPVGSRTLSRSGHIALSPASIRNTMADLAAAGLLTAPHASAGRLPTHAGLRLFVDGLLQVGELSEEERREIDDRVASAGRRTSDVLSQASSLLSGLAGGAGLVASPKAEIALRHVEFVSLSPTEILAVLVSESGAVENRLMTAPAGLPPAALIEAGNYLSARLRGRTLSEALKEIADEIAQKRAQLDAAAASLVESGLADWGGTDDRTLIVRGQAKLLENVEAAEDLERIRILFEDIERKEDLLALLDEARNGQGVRLFIGSENSLFSLSGSSVIVAPYRDRDQKIVGALGVIGPTRLNYARVIPLVDYTARVVGRILDGPR